The following are encoded together in the Ictidomys tridecemlineatus isolate mIctTri1 unplaced genomic scaffold, mIctTri1.hap1 Scaffold_552, whole genome shotgun sequence genome:
- the LOC144374032 gene encoding steryl-sulfatase-like: MPLLQGKSRRSEHEFLFHYCNAYLNAVRWHPPNSSSVWKAFYFTPKFHPQGANGCFDTHVCLCLDGHVTRHRPPLLFDLSTDPGETRPLTPETEPRFQDILRVLQEAADRHAQTLSAGVPDQLSPGNTLWKPWLQVCCASAAGLSCQCDPQTREPGAGN, encoded by the exons ATGCCGCTGCTCCAAGGGAAGAGCCGGCGCTCGGAGCACGAGTTCCTCTTCCACTACTGCAACGCCTACCTGAACGCCGTGCGGTGGCACCCGCCCAACA GCTCGTCCGTCTGGAAGGCCTTCTACTTCACGCCCAAGTTCCACCCGCAGGGCGCCAACGGCTGCTTCGACACCCACGTGTGCCTCTGCCTGGACGGCCACGTCACCCGCCACCGGCCGCCCCTGCTCTTCGACCTGTCCACGGACCCCGGCGAGACGAGGCCCCTCACCCCGGAGACGGAGCCGCGCTTCCAGGACATCCTGAGGGTCCTGCAGGAGGCCGCCGACCGCCACGCCCAGACCCTGTCCGCGGGCGTCCCCGACCAGCTGTCCCCGGGCAACACCCTGTGGAAGCCGTGGCTGCAGGTCTGCTGCGCCTCCGCCGCGGGGCTGTCCTGCCAGTGCGACCCGCAGACGCGGGAGCCGGGCGCGGGAAACTAG